The following nucleotide sequence is from Bacteroidota bacterium.
CATCATACACAGCAGCAGTTATTTCCGCAGAGTTTAACATTATCCGGTGGAGATGCTGCAATTTTACTTGCCTTATTGCAGGATATCAATAATTTAGGTTTTGATATTCAACCATTTGGCAAAGAAACATTTGTAATACATGGAGTACCGGTGGAATTTGAAAATGGGAACGAACAAAAGGTGATAGAAGATCTTATTGAACAATTTAAGGAAGACAAGGCTGCATTAAAATTGCACAAACACGAAGGCATTGCAAAATCGCTTGCAAGATCAAATTCCATTAAACGCGGACAAAAACTGGATGAGCGCGGAATGCGTCATTTGACCGATCAGTTATTTGCGTGTTCAACACCTTTTGTTTCCCCATTCGGGACCTTAACATTTACCACTTTTTCGCTTGACGAATTAGCTAAACAATTTCAGAAAAACAATTAAAAAATAGATGTTTACGCGTTTTAATTATTTACCTCCAGTAATAAAAAATTTATTGATCCTGAATGGATTGATATTTTTAGCTACTCTTGTATTTCCGGATCTGCTTGGAAAACTTGCTATGTATTTTCCCACTTCACCGGATTTTCAGCCTTATCAGATCGTGACACATATGTTCACACACGCCAATTTAGGGCATATTTTCTTTAATATGTTTGCATTGTGGATGTTCGGATCTGTATTAGAAAATGTTTGGGGCCCCAAAAGGTTTTTAACCTTCTTTTTAATTACAGGATTTGGAGCAGCATTATTACATATGGGTGTAAATGGATATCAACTTTATAATGCAGTAGGTACATTAAATCCGGATGTTAGTATAGGTAGCGATATGATATCCGGAAATTATTCGCAAGCCCAACTTGCAAAAATAGCGTCGTGTTTTGCCCCAACGGTCGGGGCTTCCGGAGCTGTGTATGGCATCCTCATAGCTTACGGTATGTTATTTCCAAATACACTGCTTTATGTTTATTTGTTATTTCCGATAAAAGCAAAATACCTCGTTATTATTTTAATTGCGGTGGAGGTTTATTTTGGTTTCGTAAATAGTCCTACTGATAACGTAGCACACTTTGCGCATCTTGGCGGGGCATTATTTGGATTTATATTGATAAAATATTGGGGGAGAAATAAACGACGTTTTTATTAATGAATATCCGCGACGACATTAAACATCAATTCATGCATGGAAACGCAATAATGAAAATATTGCTGGTGAATGTATTGATATTTGCAGCACAATCCGTTGTTTTTCTGATTGCCTATTTTGGAGGATTTAAGGAGGAATACGTTTTATTTTTAAGTAAATGGTTTTGGGTAAGTACCGATCTCAATGTTTTGATCACAAGACCCTGGACAATTTTTACTGCAATGTTAATGCATGACCCTGAAGATATATTTCATATACTCAGCAACATGTTATATCTCTTCTTTTTCGGAAGAATATTTGTTGATTTTATTTCACAGAAAAATTCCTGGCCATTATTTTTAACCGGTGGTCTTGTTGGGACATTCGTGTCGATAGCAACATATAATCTTGCACCCTCGGTAAGGGATCTTGTTGGTATTCCAATGGTTGGAGCTTCCGCAGGCGTTATGGCAATAGTTTTGGCTGCTGCCACACTGGTGCCAAATTACAGTGTGAATATTATTTTTATCGGTCCTGTAAAATTGAAATACATAGCTTTATTGGTTGTGGTAATCGATCTGTTAAGCATTCCTTCTGAATATAATTTAGGTGGACATATAGCCCATCTGGGAGGAGCACTTACGGGATATTTATTTATAAGGTCTTATCAAAGCGGTCGACCCTGGTTTGAATGGTGGCCGAAGTTTGAAAATTTTATTGTGCGTTTATTTGAAAAAAAGAAACCTAAAGTTGTATATGTAAATCGAAATCCTGCTCCTAAAAAAACTTCTATGGGCAGAGATGAAAAAGACATTGAAGAGCAGGTTAAAACAGATGCCATTCTGGATAAAATTAAAGCAGGTGGATATGATAGTTTGAGTAAAGCGGAAAAAGATTTTTTATTTAAAGTAAGCAATAAGAAATGAAGTGGTGGCATAAATTAATATTGATATTTACTATCCTCAATTTAATTCTACTGATAGGAGCCTATATGGCAATGTATATCAGTCCGGAAAGTTTTTGGCCGGTAGCTTTTATCGGATTAGGATATATTCCCGTTTTGCTAGTATACCTTTTTTTTATGGTGATCTGGTTTTTTATCCGTAAAAAAGTATTTTATGTTTTGCTGGTATTTTTATTATTAGGGTTTAATGCGCATAGGAGTTATTTGGCAATTGGCTCAATCAAAAAAACAGATACAGAAGGGAAAAAAACATATACCATTTTACAATACAATGTTCAGGGATTTGATGCATACAATAAAGATGGCAAATACCTTAACCGAGAAGAAATAATTTCCAATATTGCAGAAGCAAAAGCAGATATTATTTGTTTGGAAGAATTTAATACCTACCATAATCATCCAACGGAAAAAAGCAATCTTGATATGGTTGTAGCAGCAACCGGATTAAAACATCAGTATTACTATAAAGCATACGAAAATTCCAAATCGACAAGAAGTTTTGGGTTGATCATACTTTCGAGATTTCCGGTAATTAATTCCGGACACCTCGAATATCTATCATTAAGCAGATTAAATTCAACTATTTATGCCGATCTATTAATAGAAAATGATACGATTCGTGTTTTTTGTTCTCATTTACAGTCAACACAATTAAGCCATTACGATCTCGATTTTATTGAAGCGAGCAACGACGCACAAACCGATTTTGACGCCGACAGGATAACAAATAAATTAAAAATGAGTTATGCATTACGCGCGCAGGAAGCTGACAGCGTATCTATTTATTTAAAAAAATCACCACACCCAATTATATCCTGCGGTGATTTTAATGATACTCCTGTATCATATACCTATCGCAAAATGAGTGAGGATTTACAGGATGCCTTTTTGCAAAAAGGATTTGGCATCGGTGCAACCTATGCCCCGTTTCCCTTTATCCGGATCGACTATCAATTGTTTGATGAAGATAAATTTGAAATTGTTGATTTTAGACGAATAAAAGAAAGATCGAGTGATCATTATCCTTGTGTAACTACGTTTGTGGTGAATGAGTAATGAGTAATGAGGTTGATCCTCGACAGCCGGGTGTATTTACTCCTGACTAATGACTATTGACGGAAAGTGGTGAGTAGTGAGTGGTGAGATTGATCCTCGGTAGCCGGATGTGTTTACACCTGACTAATAAATATTGACTCTTGACAAACCTCCACGATTCACGCTTCACGAAATGAGTAATGAGTTATGAGTAATGAGTTTGATCCTCTAAAGCCGGATGTATTTACTCCTGACTAATGACTATGACGGAAAGTGGTGAGTGGTGAGTAGTGAGTTTGATCCTCGGTAGCCGGATGTGTTTACACCTGACTAATGACTATTGACGGAAAGTGGTGAGTGGTGAGTGGTGAGATTGATCCTCGATTGCCGGATGCTTTTTACTCCTGACTATTGACTCTTGACAAACCCTCGGACTCACGATTCACGATTCACGACTCACGATTTGCCATTACATGTTAACTTTGCTGCATGGAAAAGGTGTTATACCATCAGAATACTTTATTGGTTTACAATACATTATCGAGGCAGAAAGAGATTTTTGAACCGCTAAATCCGCCGTTTGTGGGTATGTATGCCTGCGGACCTACAGTTTATAGTGAACCACACCTTGGAAATTGCAGGAGTTTTGTTTCTTACGATCTTATGTTCCGGTATTTGTTGCATTTGGGATATAAGGTGAGGTATTTAAGAAATATAACTGATGCAGGGCACGTGGAAAGCACAAGTGGGGAAACCGGAGATAGAATAGGAAAACAAGCAAAGCTTGAACAAGTGGAACCGATGGAAATTGTGCAGAAATATTCTGTAAAATTTCATCAGATAATGGAAACATTAAATTGTTTACCTCCGAGTATAGAACCAACTGCAACCGGGCATATAATTGAGCAGATAGAAATGACAAAAAAAATAATGGAGAAGGGATATGCATATGAAACTGCCGAAGCCATTTATTTTGATGTAGATAAATATGCACAAAATCATAATTATACAATTTTAAGCGGAAGAAATTTAGATGACCAACTGGAAAATACGAGAGAACTTGGTGGTCAGCAATCGAAAAAAGGAAGATTGGATTTTGCATTGATGATAAAAGCAAAACCGGAACATATCATGCGTTGGCCATCGCCTTGGGGAGATGTTTATCCGGGTTGGCATATTGAATGTTCAGCAATGAGCGAAAAATATTTGGGGAAACAATTTGATATTCACTGCGGTGGAATGGATCTCATCCCTACACATCATACAAACGAGATTGCACAATGTGTTGCGTGCAACGATACTGATCCGGTGAAATATTGGTTACATCCGAATATGTTAACCGTGAACGGACAAAAAATGAGCAAAAGTTTAGGCAATGCATTTTTACCAATTGAATTATTTGAAGGGACTCACCCCTTGCTGGATCAGGGTTACAGCCCTATGACAGTGCGATATTCCATGTTGCAGGCACATTATAGAAGCACATTGGATTTTAGTAATGAGGCATTAAAGGCAGCTGAAAAAGGATTAAAACGCATGATGAATGCTGTGCACTTATTAAATGAAATAAGTGTTTCTGATACATTAAATAATAATGAGGAAACCAATGTAAATAAAATATTGGTGGGTACTTATACTGCAATGAATAATGATTTTAATTCACCCCAAGCAATTGCCGAATTAAATGAAGCTGCCACTTTAATAAATACCTGGAACGATCTTCAAAATAAAAAAGCAAATATCAAACCTGAAACTTTAGAACGATTAAAAGATCTGTTGCACAATTTTCTTTTTGATATTTTCGGATTACAGGAAGAAAAAGAAAATAATAATGGAGCGCTTAATGGTGTAATGGATCTAGTTATTGATATCAGAAAAGATGCACGAGGCAAAAAGGATTTTGCAACTTCCGATAAAATTCGCGACGGATTAAAAGCCGCGGGAATACAATTGAAAGACGGCAAGGAAGGTACAAGTTGGGATGTGGAGTAATCAGAATTAAATCAATATATGGATAATTCATTTGATCCTGTTGCTGATTTGTATGACGAAACTTTTTCGAATACACGGATCGGAAAAGCACAGCGCGATATTGTTTGGAAATATCTTCGCAAAAAAAATCTAATAAATAAAAACATTCTGGAACTCAATTGCGGCACTGGTGTGGATGCCATTCATCTTGCTCAAAATAATCGGGTTACTGCCACAGATGCATCCGAGGCCATGTTGAGAATCACGAAAGCAAAAATTGATCAAAACGACCTTCAATCAAATTGTAAAACCATTTTATGGAATTTAAATGATCAATTCCCAGGGGATAAGGAAGAAAAATACGATCTCATTTTTTCCAATTTCGGTGGATTAAATTGTATATCGCCGGAAGCATTAAAAAATTTATCTTTGGAATTACGTGATCTGTTAAAACCTGGCGGGGAGATGATATTTGTTGTGATGGGAAGATTTTGTTTAATGGAATCCTTGTATTTTCTTTTTAAGGGAAAATGGAAAAGTGTATTTAGGAGGAGATCAAAAAAATCAATTATTGCGGCACTTAATAAAGGTGCGGAGGTAGAGATATGGTATTATTCATCAAATAAAATAATACAACTATTTAATCAATTTTTTGTTCCAAAAGGAAAGTATCCGGTAGGAATATTTATTCCCCCCTCCTATTTTGAATCATTTATTAAAAAACATCCAACTATATATGATAGTTTTGTAATAGCAGATAAATTACTGCGAGGAATTGGTTTTTTGTCCTGCCTGAGTGATCATTATATTGTAGAATTAAAGAATAAGGCCGAATAATATATTTACCCGGCCTTATGCAAAATTATATCCTTACGACATTTTTTAATGCTACCATTGATGTTCCCCACTTTTCTACCCAATCATATGGAGCATAGGCGAATCCTATATCTCCAAAACATTTACCATGCGAATTTTTTATTATAAAATATCCACCTCCTGCACCAGGCGCTATTTTAAGCTTTGCAGGAATATTTTTATTATCTACAAATCCAACTATTTCTACGCAGTGGCCCCCTGCATCTTTGGAAGCTTTTTCGTCGTCGTTGAAAACAATAAATCCCTTCCCATCAGAATTGCTATGATTACCCGTTCTCCAGCTATCAACAACCGTAAAACAATAAATCAGAGGTTGGTTTTGGCTAAGAAAAAATTTAGCTACAGATACTTCTGAATTCCAGATTGGGTCCCAAATTAATTGAAAATCTGTAAGTTTAAATCTAGAAGTTCCGGGAACATTCGTTTCATAAATACACACTTCTATTTCATCAACAATTTCAATAATATCTGTAACGAAATCGCAAACCCAACCACCAAATATTCCTAAAAATGGAATTCCCTCAATAAATTCGCATACTTCGTTCACCACCTCTTTAAATTCGGTTGTGGTTATCGTGTAACAGTGTTTATGTGCCTGGTGATTGGTATTTGAACAAGCCAATCCATTATAATTATCGCAGGAATGGGTATATTTTCTTTGAACATCATCCTTAATTCTCGATAGTGAAGGATTATAATTCCATGCATTTTCGAAGGGAAATACATACCCATTTACAATTTGAAATAACATGCTGATTGGTGGGAAATATCCATCTCCATAATAATCATCCCATGGATTCGGATTCCAATCAAATTTTTGATTTTTATACAGATCCTGCTCGCTCAGATTTGTTTTTAAATTAAACTTACGTGAAATAAATGTTTCCATAGCAGCAACGGTACCAAATGCGGTGCAAGTACCTCTATTATTTTGATTTTTAATTGAGGTGATATGAGGTTTCAACGACCAGCTGAAATTGGTTATCAATCCTTTTGGATTTGGTTGAGCGTCTTTACATTTTGAACTGTCAGTCTGATCAGTTTTTTCGCCTTCTCCAATCTCTGATCCAAAATTTAGTACTGGGCTCAATTCAGGGATTACAAGATCAAGTATACCCAATAATTGTGATGCAAGTTTAGCAGTTTGATCGAGAATTTCGTTGGCTGACATCTGGATAAGATCAGCTTGCGATAGCACCTTAAACTTATTTTGCAGATGTTCTTTATTTATTATTATATAGTGTTCAAGGAATTCATACAACTTTATTGCCTGCAATTTATCTTCACGAATATGTTTGATATGAAATAGGTCATTAACCAGAGATGCTTTATTGTTGTACAAATTAATACCATTTTCGTCCTTCACTACAATTGCATCCGTATTAAATCCTTCATATTTATGCAGTTGTGTCGCAATCTGGGTTTTACTGTCTACAATATCTTTTAGGATTGCATTATACATAAAATCATGAATTTTAATAGAATGTTTAAGCGTAGCATCCTTTTTGGAAGGTGTTATCACTTTGGTTTCCACTTCATCATCGATCATAGTTTTTAAAATCTCCTTTTTAAGACGTGGAAGTTTAGAGGTTCTTTTTTTATCCTCTTCCGATTTAATCGGGTTAATATGGATGTAACGCATAGTTTTAAATTTATTTGTGAAATGATTAATTAGTTAAAAAATATAGTTCATTTGAATCAATTTATGTTCCCTGTCATTGTTTAACAAACACACTCACTTTGCCTTCAATATCAATTAGATATACACCATTTGTGAGAAAAGCAATCGGTAATGCACCATTTTCGTCGATATTTCCAGTTCTTAATATCTGACCTGCATTATTCAAAATGGTGTATTTTAATGCAATTCCTGAGGTGCTTATATATAAGTTGTTAATACCAGGATTAGGATATAAAGTATAGTCTGTTGCTTTATTATAAAATTCCACACATATCAAATCAGAACTGAATTGTTTACCATAAATATCGGTGGAAGTAACACGATAATAATTACATCCCTCTTGCGGAGTTGTATGAACAAAATAATAATTATCTGTTGAATTATCACCATCCACGGTTCCGATAACAGAAATACTTTCGTCATTATTAATTTGTTCAATATCGAAGTGATGTATTTCTTCATCGGCAACTATTTCCCAATTCAACATGTTTACATTTTCATCCTGAAATCCTGATAATTGCAATGAGTGCACCGGCAATGTTATATCCCAAATTATATAACTATACCACTTTGAATCGGAGAAATTATACAACCAGACAAGATCATTTGCATAACTAAAACGAAATGTGGATGAAGTAACGGCAGTTGCAGGTAATTGTGAACTTCCAGTAAATACACCTGTAGACCCATTAAATAACAGCACTTTTTTTGCAACATAATCCAATAAACCAATCTCATAACCTGCAACTCCGGTATAAATAATGGAATTCGTATTTACATTAGTAAGTGCAACACCGGTAAGTGGAGTTGAACTTACTTCCAGTGCAGTATTTCTGTTGTATCTTTTTAAGGTTCCTGCGGAATAAAATAAAACCTGATTATTTACCGGATCGTAACTACCCACTGATTGAGCATCAGGCTGGTGCATTCCTGTAAATAACGTTGTAAACAAATTAGTTGCAAAATGATTAACATCAAGATCTATCGTAGACCATCCTATTATATTAAAAGCATTTCTTTCAAGTTGATTAGTATTTGGGTTCCACCACATTCCCCTTGTGTCGACCGCCGTGTTAGTATTATTAAGCACAACGCCTGTTGCAGAAAAGGTGATCAATGGATAGGAAATATTACCACAACGAGAAGTATAATAAAGATCTTCCGTTGGATGGAACACAACGGAGCCCGGGTTCGTAACAGAGGTTGGAAATGCAAGCACTAATGGATTTAATAATGCATCTGGAAGTAAAACATATTGTGCATGCAAAAATCTAAAACCAAATAGGAAAATAATCAGGATAATGCGCTTTTTCATCTTAAAAAAATTAAACGGGGTTAATTTGATTCCTATCAAATCATT
It contains:
- a CDS encoding rhomboid family intramembrane serine protease produces the protein MFTRFNYLPPVIKNLLILNGLIFLATLVFPDLLGKLAMYFPTSPDFQPYQIVTHMFTHANLGHIFFNMFALWMFGSVLENVWGPKRFLTFFLITGFGAALLHMGVNGYQLYNAVGTLNPDVSIGSDMISGNYSQAQLAKIASCFAPTVGASGAVYGILIAYGMLFPNTLLYVYLLFPIKAKYLVIILIAVEVYFGFVNSPTDNVAHFAHLGGALFGFILIKYWGRNKRRFY
- a CDS encoding rhomboid family intramembrane serine protease, which produces MNIRDDIKHQFMHGNAIMKILLVNVLIFAAQSVVFLIAYFGGFKEEYVLFLSKWFWVSTDLNVLITRPWTIFTAMLMHDPEDIFHILSNMLYLFFFGRIFVDFISQKNSWPLFLTGGLVGTFVSIATYNLAPSVRDLVGIPMVGASAGVMAIVLAAATLVPNYSVNIIFIGPVKLKYIALLVVVIDLLSIPSEYNLGGHIAHLGGALTGYLFIRSYQSGRPWFEWWPKFENFIVRLFEKKKPKVVYVNRNPAPKKTSMGRDEKDIEEQVKTDAILDKIKAGGYDSLSKAEKDFLFKVSNKK
- a CDS encoding endonuclease/exonuclease/phosphatase family protein; the encoded protein is MKWWHKLILIFTILNLILLIGAYMAMYISPESFWPVAFIGLGYIPVLLVYLFFMVIWFFIRKKVFYVLLVFLLLGFNAHRSYLAIGSIKKTDTEGKKTYTILQYNVQGFDAYNKDGKYLNREEIISNIAEAKADIICLEEFNTYHNHPTEKSNLDMVVAATGLKHQYYYKAYENSKSTRSFGLIILSRFPVINSGHLEYLSLSRLNSTIYADLLIENDTIRVFCSHLQSTQLSHYDLDFIEASNDAQTDFDADRITNKLKMSYALRAQEADSVSIYLKKSPHPIISCGDFNDTPVSYTYRKMSEDLQDAFLQKGFGIGATYAPFPFIRIDYQLFDEDKFEIVDFRRIKERSSDHYPCVTTFVVNE
- a CDS encoding cysteine--tRNA ligase; this encodes MEKVLYHQNTLLVYNTLSRQKEIFEPLNPPFVGMYACGPTVYSEPHLGNCRSFVSYDLMFRYLLHLGYKVRYLRNITDAGHVESTSGETGDRIGKQAKLEQVEPMEIVQKYSVKFHQIMETLNCLPPSIEPTATGHIIEQIEMTKKIMEKGYAYETAEAIYFDVDKYAQNHNYTILSGRNLDDQLENTRELGGQQSKKGRLDFALMIKAKPEHIMRWPSPWGDVYPGWHIECSAMSEKYLGKQFDIHCGGMDLIPTHHTNEIAQCVACNDTDPVKYWLHPNMLTVNGQKMSKSLGNAFLPIELFEGTHPLLDQGYSPMTVRYSMLQAHYRSTLDFSNEALKAAEKGLKRMMNAVHLLNEISVSDTLNNNEETNVNKILVGTYTAMNNDFNSPQAIAELNEAATLINTWNDLQNKKANIKPETLERLKDLLHNFLFDIFGLQEEKENNNGALNGVMDLVIDIRKDARGKKDFATSDKIRDGLKAAGIQLKDGKEGTSWDVE
- a CDS encoding class I SAM-dependent methyltransferase; translation: MDNSFDPVADLYDETFSNTRIGKAQRDIVWKYLRKKNLINKNILELNCGTGVDAIHLAQNNRVTATDASEAMLRITKAKIDQNDLQSNCKTILWNLNDQFPGDKEEKYDLIFSNFGGLNCISPEALKNLSLELRDLLKPGGEMIFVVMGRFCLMESLYFLFKGKWKSVFRRRSKKSIIAALNKGAEVEIWYYSSNKIIQLFNQFFVPKGKYPVGIFIPPSYFESFIKKHPTIYDSFVIADKLLRGIGFLSCLSDHYIVELKNKAE
- a CDS encoding C1 family peptidase, which gives rise to MRYIHINPIKSEEDKKRTSKLPRLKKEILKTMIDDEVETKVITPSKKDATLKHSIKIHDFMYNAILKDIVDSKTQIATQLHKYEGFNTDAIVVKDENGINLYNNKASLVNDLFHIKHIREDKLQAIKLYEFLEHYIIINKEHLQNKFKVLSQADLIQMSANEILDQTAKLASQLLGILDLVIPELSPVLNFGSEIGEGEKTDQTDSSKCKDAQPNPKGLITNFSWSLKPHITSIKNQNNRGTCTAFGTVAAMETFISRKFNLKTNLSEQDLYKNQKFDWNPNPWDDYYGDGYFPPISMLFQIVNGYVFPFENAWNYNPSLSRIKDDVQRKYTHSCDNYNGLACSNTNHQAHKHCYTITTTEFKEVVNEVCEFIEGIPFLGIFGGWVCDFVTDIIEIVDEIEVCIYETNVPGTSRFKLTDFQLIWDPIWNSEVSVAKFFLSQNQPLIYCFTVVDSWRTGNHSNSDGKGFIVFNDDEKASKDAGGHCVEIVGFVDNKNIPAKLKIAPGAGGGYFIIKNSHGKCFGDIGFAYAPYDWVEKWGTSMVALKNVVRI
- a CDS encoding T9SS type A sorting domain-containing protein is translated as MKKRIILIIFLFGFRFLHAQYVLLPDALLNPLVLAFPTSVTNPGSVVFHPTEDLYYTSRCGNISYPLITFSATGVVLNNTNTAVDTRGMWWNPNTNQLERNAFNIIGWSTIDLDVNHFATNLFTTLFTGMHQPDAQSVGSYDPVNNQVLFYSAGTLKRYNRNTALEVSSTPLTGVALTNVNTNSIIYTGVAGYEIGLLDYVAKKVLLFNGSTGVFTGSSQLPATAVTSSTFRFSYANDLVWLYNFSDSKWYSYIIWDITLPVHSLQLSGFQDENVNMLNWEIVADEEIHHFDIEQINNDESISVIGTVDGDNSTDNYYFVHTTPQEGCNYYRVTSTDIYGKQFSSDLICVEFYNKATDYTLYPNPGINNLYISTSGIALKYTILNNAGQILRTGNIDENGALPIAFLTNGVYLIDIEGKVSVFVKQ